In Drosophila pseudoobscura strain MV-25-SWS-2005 chromosome 4, UCI_Dpse_MV25, whole genome shotgun sequence, the following proteins share a genomic window:
- the LOC4817755 gene encoding TOG array regulator of axonemal microtubules protein 1 isoform X3 produces MFFRRILERKDGTNSVPLPIATTATSAANSTRTPMNDYNCEASESVTYVSGTTGSEVKDKNNNQSASVGAGLLPLTKMQRRTEAPIGAVQLTPLWEHILRTRRLPETICPNAMYAEFHERLQDPEWQVRQHALRVLVDVLVVMQDRADNHIEEHQLIGLLVENLGHQAPTVRKGALDCLRVYLAETAIPESVVLKILDTGLTPMESDHGRLSCGVLLSLPAILQSILHTPQRHFIVQQALQRVVEHLDQLAQQEITLKVLSKMREILGVHEFEAIMNAVCGHTALSKYYQLCQVYGVCEKPNRAGEVKTGAWRALPREQSWRSSSTSIHPLDSSLQLQQPSCSDKGKVIMETEIKINDDTVTMRLLEADTETEEYDSPARVYSKDIEPTELACRALMGSARSHQDLREGAGIVQVISDSELDEHPTAGSETKSEPSTPSRGLKRVTFGGEIVKMRTPDSDAAISSNNSKRTGQPIHGPAIITLDDSSGSPRHFPIEGEPVVSIPSALGDSKTSALVVEIPYDNTKPLPLPFSSQSVRPQSNVQADQSTASPSSYSSPKHQTEESKLTPPPQSPLSRSRSTSPAGSNNISPKVPHKQIEVLHNLQRDPSPRSMRRIEDMTESVAVSPSPSPTQSLRARTSSIMSAESPVTPKSWEDLDIVNYKTLMDLRSGDWRHRLQGFSHLELALSSSGNLAQVQPYLDSLLRTLLSSERHFDIAELKRELLVNLITRLPLDNLEERTLQILTGLCRQGTAGANRVCKALMQRLPAGTIVAKLTAPEFMHAKSSKFRDHALQMSIFALMTFPGTCFDINLLTAQTIYSSLNRKRRVRQAALEVLAVLADISSVKQVLAIVSEIASGVELGPLMLDATRMRLSRLQLPIITPDSSVLFIFNQTEKPGNRNGADIDWINQGDGSASPNAIKRRRMRAAGRQRVVQESTEAKDRTETLHSFTHVNESLHRHSFHSPPETLDIASPNDFSQRLSFGARTMHGNLMDRRMVGKTCSDTSMDGRSTDSTATTCSSGSTGSFIQLTSRTGSHLSGPSSSMQRSTTSYTLDGQAYPKVSYTNPTKSHQSQMLRKKLQHQHSFTLSQQSSRTRNTGQAQDGEMLKTNEIHRKQQRSFSIDNLQSPHTLGRECAGAAKPDSILTSPNASVHIGADPETVRSSTLGSQTDKGTTDGSPLSVKSTSYSQKSTASAKSSNSHCEMDRRPKSPARSGDSVDKKMEVLSLERNAVESFGELVVDDIVSIIEEETEHLPPEDTLKRNESVNSLHSKTESIKTQLEDVSPQLSRAQSTKSLPIEEDIEGSNSFVVVEEVQHELEATPTESSPLKPLEDPLAANEMTTSANRTGGSFTSKLRPLHDNLVMQPRSISLESLYGVRPASKQGSLDNTSTSTTDNTSQSGSQMGNITVRGKTQHAQLKQKSKTSYFLRGQRRVSPVKQAIKISQAELFPQNMSRFEKPREALHKTFDQLDSSNWEMNIVGLKSTVRLIRCHADFLDSHMHMTCIQLTRSVRNLRSQVARASCQAAAELFSLKSKYLEQECDDLVCALLHRTADTNRFIRADATHALESMVDHAQPVKVLNILATKGAQHQNALVRTSTSKLLFRLVERLGSDRIYAMGRESRDKFFVVGANLLLEGSLETRSYAKSLFRALSEHSSYQRLLLEVIPSRTYRNVEKTLRSITR; encoded by the exons ATGTTCTTTCGACGTATTTTGGAACGCAAAGATGGCACTAACAGTGTGCCGCTCCCTATAGCGACCACGGCAACGTCAGCGGCCAATAGCACTCGCACTCCGATGAATGACTACAACTGCGAGGCCAGCGAGAGTGTCACATACGTGAGTGGTACAACGGGAAGCGAAGTCAAGGACAAGAATAACAACCAGTCAGCCAGCGTGGGGGCTGGGCTCCTCCCACTAACGAAAATGCAACGACGAACAGAGGCTCCGATAGGTGCAGTGCAACTGACACCACTGTGGGAGCATATTCTTCGCACTCGCCGCCTGCCGGAAACAATTTGCCCCAACGCCATGTATGCAGAGTTCCACGAACGCTTACAGGATCCAGAGTGGCAGGTGCGCCAACACGCTCTGCGAGTTCTCGTCGACGTCCTTGTGGTGATGCAAGACAGGGCCGACAATCACATAGAGGAACACCAGCTGATCGGCCTGCTGGTCGAGAACTTGGGTCACCAGGCGCCCACCGTTCGTAAGGGGGCCCTCGACTGCCTACGAGTCTATCTTGCTGAAACAGCTATTCCAGAATCGGTCGTACTAAAGATTCTCGACACTGGCTTAACTCCCATGGAGTCTGACCACGGCCGACTTAGCTGCGGAGTCCTGCTTTCACTCCCCGCAATACTTCAATCGATTTTGCACACCCCCCAACGGCACTTCATAGTGCAGCAAGCTTTGCAGCGTGTGGTGGAGCACTTGGACCAACTGGCTCAGCAGGAGATTACGCTGAAGGTTTTGTCCAAAATGAGAGAGATTTTAGGAGTCCATGAATTTGAAGCTATTATGAACGCGGTGTGCGGCCACACCGCCCTGTCCAAGTATTATCAGCTGTGTCAGGTATATGGAGTTTGTGAAAAGCCAAATCGCGCAGGAGAAGTCAAAACGGGAGCGTGGCGAGCTCTGCCGAGGGAAcagagctggaggagcagtaGCACCTCTATCCATCCGTTGGACTCTTCGCTACAGCTGCAGCAACCAAGCTGTTCTGATAAAGGAAAGGTCATTATGGAGACggaaatcaaaatcaatgaCGACACTGTGACCATGCGCTTGCTGGAGGCGGATACCGAGACAGAAGAGTACGACAGTCCAGCTCGAGTGTACTCCAAAGATATTGAACCAACAGAGCTTGCTTGCCGAGCACTGATGGGTAGTGCGAGGTCCCATCAGGATCTGAGAGAAGGGGCAGGAATAGTCCAAGTTATCAGCGATTCTGAATTGGACGAGCATCCTACTGCCGGATCTGAAACCAAGTCCGAGCCCAGCACGCCCTCTCGTGGGCTAAAGCGAGTGACCTTTGGTGGAGAGATAGTGAAAATGCGTACTCCCGACAGCGACGCGGCTATTTCCTCAAACAATTCCAAACGAACAGGTCAGCCCATTCACGGCCCTGCTATAATAACGCTAGATGACTCCTCGGGGTCTCCTCGGCATTTTCCGATAGAGGGTGAACCTGTCGTTAGCATTCCAAGTGCACTCGGCGATAGCAAGACATCGGCACTGGTCGTGGAAATACCTTATGATAATACCAAACCCCTGCCTCTCCCATTTAGCTCTCAGTCTGTCCGTCCACAGAGCAACGTGCAAGCCGATCAGTCAACGGCAAGTCCAAGCTCGTATAGCTCTCCCAAACATCAGACGGAAGAATCGAAATTGACTCCGCCGCCGCAATCACCTCTTTCCCGTAGTCGCAGCACGAGTCCAGCTGGAAGCAACAATATTAGTCCCAAAGTTCCGCACAAACAGATCGAAGTGCTTCACAATCTTCAACGAGATCCCTCACCGCGATCTATGCGCCGCATCGAGGACATGACGGAGTCCGTTGCGGTatcgccatctccatccccGACTCAATCCTTAAGAGCACGAACCAGCTCCATAATGTCGGCGGAGTCACCAGTCACACCGAAATCGTGGGAGGACCTGGACATTGTCAACTACAAAACTCTGATGGACCTCCGATCTGGG GACTGGCGACATCGCTTGCAGGGATTTTCCCATCTAGAGCTCGCCCTAAGCTCTTCGGGTAATTTAGCTCAGGTGCAGCCGTACTTGGACAGCTTGCTGCGAACATTACTCTCCTCGGAGCGACACTTTGACATAGCTGAACTCAAACGTGAATTGCTGGTAAACCTGATCACACGCCTTCCGCTGGACAACTTGGAGGAGCGCACCCTTCAGATTCTAACAGGGCTGTGCCGCCAAGGCACTGCTGGGGCGAATCGAGTCTGCAAGGCACTAATGCAGCGCCTGCCAGCGGGCACCATTGTTGCCAAACTTACTGCACCGGAGTTCATGCATGCCAAGAGCTCAAAG TTCCGCGATCATGCCCTCCAAATGTCTATTTTCGCTTTGATGACCTTTCCTGGCACATGCTTCGACATCAACCTGCTGACGGCGCAGACAATATACTCCTCGTTAAATCGCAAGCGACGCGTGCGCCAGGCGGCACTGGAGGTACTTGCCGTCTTGGCTGACATATCATCTGTCAAGCAGGTTCTGGCGATTGTATCCGAAATAGCATCAGGCGTGGAGCTCGGTCCCCTCATGCTCGATGCTACGAGAATGCGTCTGTCCCGCCTGCAGTTGCCCATTATAACGCCGGACAGTTCCGTCTTGTTTATTTTCAACCAAACTGAAAAGCCCGGCAATAGGAACGGTGCAGATATTGACTGGATAAACCAAGGCGACGGCTCAGCCTCACCAAATGCCATCAAAAGGCGACGCATGCGTGCTGCGGGCAGACAGAGGGTCGTCCAGGAAAGCACAGAAGCAAAAGACAGGACAGAGACACTCCACAG CTTTACTCACGTCAATGAGAGCCTGCATCGACATTCCTTCCACTCTCCTCCAGAAACCCTGGACATAGCTAGCCCCAAT GACTTTTCTCAGAGATTAAGTTTCGGAGCTAGGACAATGCATG GAAATCTTATGGACCGTCGCATGGTGGGCAAAACGTGCTCAGATACTTCGATGGATGGCCGAAGCACTGACAGCACGGCAACCACTTGCAGCAGTGGGAGCACTGGCAGCTTTATACAGCTAACATCCCGCACTGGGAGTCATCTTTCAGGACCCAGCTCAAG CATGCAGAGGTCTACCACGTCCTACACATTGGATGGTCAAGCATACCCAAAAGTCAGCTATACGAATCCTACTAAATCGCACCAGAGCCAGATGCTGCGCAAGAagctgcagcaccagcactcCTTCACGCTTTCGCAGCAAAGCAGTAGGACACGAAACACCGGCCAAGCACAAG ATGGAGAAATGCTCAAAACTAACGAAATACACAGGAAACAGCAGCGCAGCTTTTCCATTGATAACCTACAATCACCACATACGTTGGGAAGAGAGTGCGCCGGCGCCGCAAAACCAGA CTCTATTCTTACCTCTCCTAATGCAAGCGTTCACATTGGAGCAGATCCGGAAACAGTTCGGTCATCGACCTTAGGATCGCAGACGGACAAAGGAACTACGGACGGGTCCCCGCTCTCTGTGAAGTCCACAAGCTACTCACAGAAGTCAACAGCCTCGGCCAAATCAAGTAACAGCCACTGTGAGATGGACAGACGACCAAAAAGTCCGGCTCGGAGTGGCGACAGCGTTGATAAAAAAATGGAGGTCTTGAGTCTGGAGCGCAACGCGGTCGAGTCCTTTGGAGAGCTCGTAGTGGATGACATTGTATCAA TCATAGAAGAGGAAACGGAACACCTGCCCCCTGAAGACACGCTGAAACGTAACGAGAGTGTCAACAGTCTCCACAGTAAAACAGAAAGTATCAAAACTCAGCTGGAAGACGTGTCACCGCAACTATCAAGGGCCCAATCAACAAAGTCGCTGCCCATTGAAGAAGACATTGAGGGCAGCAACAGTTTCGTGGTGGTCGAAGAAGTGCAGCATGAACTGGAGGCGACACCCACTGAGTCTTCGCCTTTAAAGCCACTAGAGGACCCGTTGGCAGCAAACGAAATGACAACATCTGCGAATCGTACAGGCGGTTCCTTTACCTCAAAGTTGAGACCTTTACATGATAACTTGGTTATGCAGCCTCGCAGCATTTCCCTAGAGTCACTCTATGGAGTACGCCCTGCCTCGAAGCAAGGCTCTTTGGATAATACCAGTACAAGTACTACTGACAATACTTCGCAATCAGGCTCGCAAATGGGGAACATCACTGTCAGAGGGAAGACTCAACACGCGCAGCTTAAGCAAAAGTCAAAGACGTCATATTTTTTGCGCGGGCAACGGCGCGTCTCTCCTGTGAAGCAGGCCATCAAGATTTCACAGGCGGAGCTATTCCCCCAAAACATGTCGCGCTTCGAGAAGCCTCGCGAGGCCCTACACAAGACCTTTGACCAGCTAGACTCCAGCAACTGGGAGATGAACATAGTCGGCTTAAAGAGCACGGTTCGTCTGATTCGCTGCCATGCCGACTTTCTGGACAGCCACATGCACATGACCTGCATACAACTCACCCGCTCTGTCCGGAATTTACGCTCTCAGGTGGCACGTGCATCCTGTCAGGCCGCCGCTGAATTGTTCAGCTTAAAGTCCAAGTATCTGGAACAGGAATGTGATGATCTGGTCTGTGCACTATTGCATCGAACCGCAGACACAAATCGCTTCATACGTGCGGACGCAACTCACGCTCTGGAGTCGATGGTGGATCACGCTCAGCCAGTAAAGGTATTAAATATTCTTGCAACCAAGGGTGCACAGCATCAGAACGCTTTGGTTCGTACTTCAACGTCCAAGCTACTATTCCGACTAGTCGAGCGACTAGGCAGTGATCGCATATATGCTATGGGCCGCGAGAGCCGCGATAAGTTCTTTGTGGTCGGCGCCAATCTTCTGCTTGAAGGAAGCTTGGAAACTCGCAGCTATGCCAAGTCCTTGTTCCGCGCCCTGTCCGAGCACAGCAGTTACCAACGACTCTTGCTGGAAGTTATACCATCGCGCACGTATAGGAATGTGGAGAAGACGCTAAGAAGTATAACACGTTAG